A window of Paenibacillus sp. 19GGS1-52 contains these coding sequences:
- the fliG gene encoding flagellar motor switch protein FliG — MAKANQQVLSGRQKAAILLITLGPEVSAQIFKHLKDEEIEQLTLEIANVRKVESGEKETIMSEFHQICLAQEYISQGGINYAKEILEKALGPQKAMEVINRLTATLQVRPFDFARKADPNQILNFIQNENVQTIALVLSYLQFEQAAAILSSLPQEKQAEVARRIAVMDSTSPEVITQIERVLEQKLSATVTQDYTNAGGIESIVQILNGVDRGTERTILDSLEIQDPELAEEIKKRMFVFEDIVNVDNRSIQRIIRDIENADLQLALKVASEEVRDVIFRNMSKRMADTFREEMEYMGPVRLRDVEEAQTRIVGTIRRLEESGEIIIARGGGDDIIV, encoded by the coding sequence AGGACCCGAGGTATCGGCGCAAATATTCAAGCATTTGAAAGATGAGGAGATTGAACAACTGACACTCGAAATTGCCAATGTCCGCAAAGTGGAGAGCGGTGAAAAAGAAACGATCATGTCAGAGTTCCATCAGATATGCCTCGCTCAGGAGTATATATCGCAAGGTGGTATTAACTACGCCAAAGAGATTCTGGAGAAAGCGTTGGGTCCGCAAAAAGCAATGGAGGTTATTAATCGCCTGACTGCAACCTTGCAAGTAAGACCCTTTGATTTTGCGCGTAAGGCAGATCCTAATCAGATTCTGAACTTTATCCAGAATGAGAATGTACAGACGATTGCACTTGTTCTATCCTATCTTCAATTTGAACAGGCTGCGGCAATCCTTTCTTCGCTACCACAGGAGAAGCAGGCTGAGGTAGCCAGAAGAATTGCCGTTATGGATAGTACCTCTCCAGAAGTTATCACTCAGATTGAGCGAGTGCTGGAACAGAAACTTTCAGCAACTGTAACTCAGGATTATACAAATGCGGGTGGTATCGAGTCAATTGTACAGATCCTGAATGGGGTGGATCGCGGTACAGAACGGACCATTCTGGACTCCCTGGAGATCCAGGATCCAGAACTTGCCGAAGAGATCAAGAAACGGATGTTTGTGTTCGAGGATATTGTTAACGTAGACAACCGTTCGATCCAAAGAATTATTCGAGATATCGAGAACGCAGATTTGCAATTGGCACTCAAAGTTGCCAGCGAGGAAGTACGGGATGTTATTTTCCGCAATATGTCCAAACGTATGGCTGATACATTCCGGGAAGAGATGGAGTATATGGGTCCGGTGCGGCTGCGTGATGTTGAGGAAGCCCAGACCCGCATTGTTGGCACGATCCGTAGACTGGAAGAGTCCGGTGAAATAATTATTGCCCGCGGTGGAGGAGATGACATAATTGTCTAA
- a CDS encoding FliH/SctL family protein, with translation MSKLIKHSQYVPVDVLKRLEQARHHAGLVEEPITEEYTGEVHYQDPAREAAELARKQMLKDAQEFAEGQVRNASQEAENIVESARSEAEEWWRQRREQDEHLIEAVKSEGYQLGYQEGVSQAEQEMKEKIAGMMEEARTVLYEAYKARDVIIQEAEPFLVELSCDIAEKIVDRQLTVEPQFTMELIRKNLARKREQGMISLCVAPAQFAFVNAAREELTLAVDSQAELQILPDATVKDRGCVIRSSFGSIDARIDTQLAEIKKELVRIALDTEEHGNGEDDA, from the coding sequence TTGTCTAAGCTGATCAAACACTCCCAATACGTTCCGGTAGATGTTCTGAAGAGACTGGAGCAGGCAAGGCATCATGCTGGTCTTGTTGAAGAGCCTATTACGGAAGAGTATACCGGAGAAGTACACTATCAGGACCCAGCCCGTGAAGCGGCGGAATTAGCCCGTAAGCAAATGCTGAAGGATGCCCAGGAATTTGCCGAAGGGCAAGTCCGGAACGCATCCCAAGAAGCAGAGAATATTGTGGAATCGGCGCGGTCGGAAGCTGAAGAGTGGTGGCGTCAACGCCGGGAGCAGGATGAGCATCTTATCGAAGCTGTCAAATCCGAGGGGTATCAGCTAGGTTATCAGGAAGGCGTATCGCAGGCTGAGCAAGAAATGAAAGAGAAAATTGCCGGAATGATGGAAGAAGCGCGAACAGTACTATATGAAGCCTATAAGGCTAGAGATGTCATTATTCAGGAAGCAGAGCCTTTTCTGGTAGAGCTAAGCTGCGATATTGCTGAGAAAATAGTAGACAGGCAGTTAACTGTTGAACCACAGTTTACGATGGAGTTGATCCGAAAGAATCTGGCTCGTAAACGCGAGCAAGGAATGATTTCCTTGTGCGTAGCACCAGCACAGTTTGCATTTGTGAACGCAGCAAGGGAGGAATTAACACTCGCTGTTGATTCCCAGGCTGAATTGCAAATTTTGCCTGACGCTACTGTGAAAGACCGAGGTTGTGTGATCCGCTCTTCCTTTGGAAGCATTGATGCCCGTATTGATACTCAGCTTGCAGAAATTAAGAAAGAGCTGGTAAGGATCGCGCTCGATACTGAAGAGCACGGAAATGGGGAAGACGATGCTTGA
- the fliI gene encoding flagellar protein export ATPase FliI encodes MGKTMLDSKRYKEQLRNFDPVRINGKVTQVIGLMVESEGPDASIGDVCYIYPAKGNKPLQAEVVGFRDNKVLLMPLGELQAIGPGCDVVGTGKPLSVQVGSELLGKILDGLGQPLDGSLIPARMPHSSTFNIPSNPLNRPRVLEPISIGVRAIDGLLTIGKGQRVGIFAGSGVGKSTLMGMIARNTSADVNVIALIGERGREVLDFIERDLGPEGLQRSVVIVATSDQPALIRIKGALIATTIAEYFRDRGLNVMLMMDSVTRYAMAQREVGLAVGEPPAMRGYTPSVFASLPKLLERAGTGPTGSITAFYTVLVDGDDMNEPIADAVRGILDGHIVLNRSIANKGHFPAIDVLSSISRVMKDIAPEEQIAAAENVKRLMAVYKDSEDLINIGAYQRGSNAQIDESMHYIDSIWEFTKQKVDEKVTLAEVQQSLISQFSRS; translated from the coding sequence ATGGGGAAGACGATGCTTGACAGCAAGCGTTACAAAGAGCAGCTGCGTAATTTCGACCCTGTAAGGATCAATGGTAAAGTCACACAAGTTATCGGGCTTATGGTTGAATCAGAAGGGCCAGATGCCAGCATAGGCGATGTGTGCTATATCTATCCAGCAAAAGGCAATAAGCCGCTGCAGGCTGAAGTCGTTGGTTTTCGTGACAACAAGGTTTTACTAATGCCGCTTGGAGAGCTGCAAGCTATTGGTCCCGGTTGTGATGTTGTCGGTACGGGAAAGCCATTAAGTGTTCAGGTCGGTTCAGAACTGCTGGGTAAGATACTTGATGGTCTTGGACAGCCGCTTGACGGCTCGCTCATCCCAGCTCGGATGCCGCATAGCTCTACCTTTAACATCCCGTCCAATCCGCTCAATCGTCCAAGAGTACTGGAACCAATCAGTATTGGTGTTAGAGCGATTGATGGATTATTGACAATTGGTAAAGGACAACGGGTGGGTATCTTCGCAGGCTCTGGTGTTGGAAAGAGCACATTGATGGGTATGATTGCCCGGAATACTTCAGCTGACGTAAATGTTATCGCTTTGATTGGGGAGCGAGGCAGGGAAGTACTGGATTTCATTGAACGTGACCTGGGTCCAGAAGGGTTACAACGTTCGGTGGTTATCGTCGCTACATCGGACCAGCCAGCGTTAATTCGGATTAAGGGAGCACTTATTGCTACAACGATTGCTGAATACTTTCGGGATCGTGGACTTAATGTCATGCTGATGATGGACTCTGTTACGCGGTACGCTATGGCTCAACGTGAAGTTGGCCTTGCGGTAGGCGAACCTCCGGCAATGAGAGGATATACTCCTTCTGTATTTGCTAGCTTGCCGAAGCTGCTGGAAAGAGCAGGAACTGGGCCTACGGGTTCAATAACCGCATTTTATACTGTGCTGGTTGACGGTGATGATATGAATGAGCCCATTGCGGACGCTGTTCGGGGAATACTAGATGGACATATTGTGCTGAACCGGAGCATTGCCAATAAAGGACATTTTCCTGCAATAGACGTACTTTCGAGTATTAGTCGTGTAATGAAGGATATCGCACCTGAAGAACAGATCGCAGCAGCAGAAAATGTAAAACGACTAATGGCAGTTTATAAGGATTCAGAGGATTTAATTAATATCGGAGCCTATCAGAGAGGTTCTAATGCTCAGATAGATGAGTCAATGCATTACATTGATAGCATTTGGGAATTCACCAAACAGAAGGTAGATGAAAAAGTAACGCTTGCCGAAGTTCAACAATCTTTAATTTCTCAATTCTCAAGGAGCTGA
- the fliJ gene encoding flagellar export protein FliJ, producing MRFHYTFQKVVDLKGNEKTQAEWILSSALVELQAQEKSLDELTDQRNAIITSLQSAAEQKTPMAKIMEMQEYVNYLDTCIARKNKDISHAHQEVQNKQETLSTKVLDEKVWLKAKDKAQTLFQQSMNLREQNEMDEMATVRFAMKSL from the coding sequence GTGAGATTTCATTATACTTTTCAAAAAGTAGTGGATTTGAAGGGCAATGAGAAGACACAGGCAGAGTGGATTCTTTCAAGCGCGTTAGTTGAACTACAGGCACAAGAAAAAAGTCTTGATGAGTTAACGGATCAACGCAATGCTATCATAACCTCTTTGCAAAGTGCTGCTGAACAAAAGACGCCAATGGCAAAGATTATGGAAATGCAGGAATATGTTAATTATCTCGATACATGCATTGCCCGTAAAAATAAGGACATTAGCCATGCGCATCAGGAAGTCCAGAACAAGCAAGAAACGCTCAGTACGAAGGTGCTGGATGAAAAAGTATGGTTGAAGGCGAAAGATAAGGCTCAAACCTTATTTCAGCAAAGTATGAATTTACGGGAGCAAAACGAAATGGATGAGATGGCTACCGTCCGGTTCGCGATGAAATCCCTCTAA
- a CDS encoding kinesin, with translation MAKKDIELENEGSAGKLERFLFLMIPIIFTLVLLGVLLTLFNMDIRNNVLQIANKIPIVQNWFPDPVADPQQQTVDQAASSDTTVKQLKAELAKQEANLKKAKEEKTAQDTQLKSLQAQVEKMKTEAAAAAVAVTTQAVDDPYQKKVSDLALLYAGMKPANAALIMANLTTEEMVQVFSAMSTSSKTAILEKMDPKKAAEVSIKLKETTTSTDMAIAALQSRLKKDASTTATTGTSANLDKAKLVQTFTTMTAANAAVLLGSMYAISPDKVITILNSVSDSVRSSILGEMTKNDSAQTAKVVNRLMGGK, from the coding sequence GTGGCTAAGAAAGATATAGAGCTTGAAAATGAAGGATCAGCAGGAAAGCTTGAACGTTTTTTATTTTTAATGATACCGATTATATTCACGCTTGTACTGCTTGGTGTACTATTAACGCTTTTTAACATGGATATTCGCAATAATGTGCTCCAGATTGCAAATAAGATCCCTATTGTTCAAAATTGGTTCCCTGATCCAGTAGCGGATCCGCAGCAGCAAACTGTGGATCAGGCAGCAAGCTCGGACACAACGGTCAAGCAGTTAAAGGCGGAACTTGCTAAGCAGGAAGCGAATCTGAAAAAGGCTAAGGAAGAGAAAACGGCTCAAGATACGCAGTTGAAATCTTTGCAAGCCCAGGTTGAAAAAATGAAAACAGAGGCAGCGGCAGCGGCAGTAGCCGTAACGACACAGGCTGTAGATGATCCTTATCAGAAGAAGGTAAGTGATCTTGCCCTGCTTTACGCAGGAATGAAGCCGGCGAATGCAGCACTGATTATGGCAAATTTAACAACAGAAGAAATGGTGCAAGTCTTCAGTGCAATGAGTACTTCAAGTAAGACAGCAATTCTGGAAAAGATGGATCCCAAAAAAGCTGCAGAAGTTTCAATAAAGCTAAAAGAAACGACAACTTCTACCGATATGGCAATTGCAGCCCTTCAATCACGCTTGAAAAAGGATGCTTCCACAACGGCAACAACTGGAACCAGTGCTAATCTGGATAAAGCAAAGCTTGTACAGACCTTCACCACGATGACGGCAGCCAATGCGGCTGTACTTCTCGGATCAATGTACGCAATAAGCCCGGATAAAGTAATTACAATACTGAATTCTGTAAGCGACAGCGTACGGTCCTCTATATTAGGGGAAATGACCAAAAATGACAGTGCACAGACAGCCAAGGTCGTTAATCGGCTAATGGGTGGTAAATAA